AGTGTTTGTAAGTCGTTTTAACCATGTAAAATGGctataacaatatatttattgtacTATATTTGATCTGCCAGAGATAAACGACAGAGAAATAACGTTATTAATAAAATCGCGCATTCATTCCTAGATCTGGAGACATTCAGtaacagcatcatcactccagacCTCGAAACAATCATtgacatgaacacacaaaaacatgttttccCCATGTTTCTTTAAGTTGGCAAACGCAGAAACGGGTCTGTGCACGATTAAAATAAGGCAAAAACGACCTCAAATACTGTTGCATAAACATACTGTGTAAAGTgaattttaaaattatgaaactttgtgaaaatactgtgaattGCTCACCTCTCTTCGGGAGACTCGACGCTTAGTGAGTGAGCGCGCGCGAGTGATGACGtcgtcgtcttcttcttcttcttcttctttgattTTAATGGCGGGTTGCGAACCAACTTCCaaggtgcataccgccacctactgtgatggagtgtgaaaagaatgaataacccttttactgtctatggaataACCCTCCTATATCCTATTATATAGCCCACTATTCTTAATAAATCTCATGACTGCTTGCATTTGTTTCCTTGAATTTGGaccatcatttaacatgctaGTTATATTAAATTCTTGGCATCCTACTTCTTGTAACTCTTCCTTAAGAATCCTCCTTTGTAATTCATATGTCTTGCATTTCTGCATAACAGTTTCCTGTACTGAACAGACATCACATAGACCTGTGTCATGTTTCCCTATAATGTGTAAAGTTTGATTTAGATTTGAATGCCCGGTTCGTAAATGTGTGAAAATAACTTGTTCTTTTCTAATTAAGTTATGaattattttgcttttctttatggttttttgAACCTTATAATAGTGGCGTCCTGTATGACATGAGTCCCATACTGTCTGTCATTTCCTATTGCATGcttctgaaattaaatgttttccttcTGATCTACTGAGTGCAATCTTTATATTTGgttctttcattttaattgattCTTTGGCAATCTTGTCTGCTTCCTCATTACCTTGAATTCCCACGTGTGCTGGTACCcacataaatgttattattattcttatctgTCGTAAACTGTATAACCTTATCATGATTTAAGTTAAAATGTCAGTTCTATTTGTTTCCAGTGATTGTAAACTTAAAAGGACTGCCATTGAATCAGAACATATTGTAACTTTATCCGTTCTGTTTTCATGTAATGTTATGTCTATTTCCGGTTGATCTATTATCCAGGGTGGAATTGGGGATACTACCACTATTGGAGCAAATGATATTGACTCTAGCCCAGCTTCATTAACCCACTCCTTTATTTTCCATGCAAATCCTTTACCagttgcatttaaaatttcccaGCAATCATTCAGAACTTCCCTTTTTGTCCTTGTAGGTTTACCCAGTATGCCATTGCTAGTTTCTGTCTTCTTATACTTGATGCCATTTCTGAAGTCTCTACTTGTAATGCTGCAATAGGTGTGGTTTTAACTGCTCCTAAAATTAGTCTTAATGCTTTAGCTTGCATGACATCTAATTTCTTTGACAACGTTGATGATGCCAACTCGTAAACAATACATCCATAGTCTAGGGTTGATCGCATAAGCCCAACATAAATGCCCTTTAATGACTGTTTATCATCACCTTCCATGATAATTTGTCAGCAAACCATACTCCTAGATACTTAAATTTCGACACTTTCTCTAAAGAAGACCCATATAATTTAAGTAGTTTATTCGCTTTAATTTTCTTCCTTGTAAATATCTGGTAACATGTTTTGGATATTGAGAATTTAAATCTACATTCTAATGACCATTTTTCAACTACTTCTATAGCTTCTTgaattttattcatattaaaagatATATTCCTTCCTCTTTTCCACATTATACCATCATCTGCACATAACCGAGTGCTGATTCCCGGAGCCACTTTTCCAAATATGtcattaatcattatattaaataatataggaCTAATCACACTTCCCTGAGGTGTGAGTGATGGCGTCATCGAAAAAGCGTCAAATTCTAGTTGCATCCCTTCCAAGCCCGCTCCGACCATGCCTTTTCGAGGCCATGTCTGAGGTCGGTGACgtgtctgccaaatttgacattgattgaggcataatcgaacagaccactgggaggtggggaagggggggcaccagagggagactggcacagagattcaaatcattgcactactgttattttgcatataatacattgttcaaaaatacttttgcacactcattcaactgtatttattaccactgttctcacgttcctgctgttcataatgtatatataatccttcattgctctgttcataatgtacatacaatccctacattgcattcatatttatattctgtatatactctgatcaatattgtatatagcaactccactgtacattctgtatatcactgcttcacttactctgcacttttatgtatataaaacactatattcttgcacttctggttaaatgctaactgcatttcattagctctgtacttgtactctgcataatgacaataaagttgaatctaatctaatctagtctaacactcctgcagtgtgtgtttcattcatcctcgAAGCCGGAGcgcgctctcgcgcagaaagtcatatcaggaaactcctaatatgggcaacagcgtccagctatcattgtatgaaaacagttgttttgacagaagaACTGAAACTTTTACTTTTGGAAAAacgaagacattaatatacgattgtgacaatatatggtttttcaagtcatctccagcaggtgataaatcaACAAAACAGTGATAATTGAcatatatttattacagtatataaactattctgccttattatgtgataaataagtgtttgtagtatatataaaaattattatttgttattgtcaagcagatttctaagcaaattaaaagctagaaattagagtaATAATTAGAGACATCTTCTAAAATAGAGAAtaattaaagttgcctatagtatccactaccaaccagtcaagtctcttctgttcaccaagcctgcatttatttgatccaaagtacagcaaaacagtaaactgaaatatttttactagactatttaaaataactgttttctattcgaatatatttcaaaatgttatttattgagattttaaagaTTGATAAtaggcaaatcagcatattagaatgattttaatTATTAAGGATGTGacacaggagtaatgatgctgaacattcaaatagaaaatagttgttttaaatagtaaaaacttttaaacttttgctgtactttggatcaaataaatgcaggcttggtgagcagaagagtcttaaaaacattacaaatcttacagtttgaacaaacaaaaagatgtgaaagagcccaattcagtaggACTCACGGTGTTCTGGTGTCCAGGGCtgacgcagagaaaggcgtctcaaaacacttgaacatcgaatttgcttatttttgctcttgtgccgacaaatacatacaaaatatgtcaaaatatccaccttggaaattatgttgGGAAAACTGTAAGTTATTTCTAAGTGTTGcctgtaatgttttaaaataataatttgaaggtCAGTGTACGTCATTCATGGGAAAATCTCAGGGacgtataatttaaaaaaaaatcaccaaaattACCAAATTTTGTATAAACATTATCTACTTTACACTGTTATATCAGAGTTAATATTTATGACCACATTTCTCTGCTTTTTTACAATTAACAatttttactattactattattagagTTGATTGAATAAAAAACAAGGAGAATGAAGAACTGAGTAAATTTGAGgagaaaaatcatattaaaaatgaagaaaaacctTTAAATTGCTCTCAAACCAgacagaaagatttaaagaaaagaagAGGCAAGAAATCATTCaactgcactcagtgtggaaagatccacactggagagaaactgtaCACATGTGATCAATGCAACAATACATTTTTGAGGGCTTCAAACCTGACGAATCACCTGAGAGTTCATTCAAAGGACAAGTCACATTCATGTCATGTGTGTGGAAAGACTTTTTCATGTTTACAATATTTAACACTGCACCAGAAAATGCAATAATGAATGAAGCAATAAAATATAATCTGGATAAATTTTACTCAGATACAGCTTTTTCAGATCTAATGGTGTGTCCTCAACAAATGCGACACAATTATGAATGAAGCAATAAAATATAATCTGGATTAATTTTACTTTCCTAACCTGACATTACAAGTGACATGACAAAGAAACATTATCTGAAGTTTTTAAAGTGAATAAAGTTCCTCTTCATCTTCAAATCCAAAAGATTGAGATTCAGATCAACTCAAAGATAGAGTTCCTTCCCAAAGATCAATGTCAAAAAGGTTTATTCTTGTACATAATTTTGTTTcatgatataaattatatcattGTTCATATtcatttcagtttcttataatGCATATGCTGCATCACTTGTGGTTTGCTGACTCTTTCATGAAGGAAAGTAGCTTTTTACAAACCGTTATTGTTCAGGAAGATGAAGAAGAGGCTGTAACGCTTTTAAGAGACACCAAGATTTATTGTTAACTATTTTTTCATTGttgtattcaaaataaattctCCACTTATGATAAATTTTATAAAATGCAGATGCAAGATATACTGTCATGTCATACCGGTTGATattctgcattttttaaatttcaaCATTGGCCGATACATTTTTCTGGTTGGCCAATGTGTTCGatgcaggacttttattttgagggTGATAAGAAAGCCAGTGCCTGAGCACACagctcacattctccctcttaTTCGCTGTGTGTTAACAGTACTGTCTAATACAGAGAGAAGTCTTTCtgatagaacggttaaacaaagattaaagtgtacaaaaagtattgtgacCATTGCTTTTTTTATGATCAGTAATATTAAGGCAAATATCAAAATACTTTAttgtttgccgtcagcattaagcaaatacacatttatatcatttaaacaaatctctgAATGgcttaatttcacaaaccttgcaaacttggTAGAATcctcttgtgaagtgtgcatttttgtcCATTATTGTTGCGTGTTCTTTGTGTGACCGTCCGTCCATGTTCATGTAAtgcttttaaactttaaactcgtgatttcaaattatgctgcactttatgcattttCCCACcatcatattcatgtcattttcactgtgtgctgtatgttaaATTAGTGTTACccttgtttatttgaaaaatatgattcccaaacTTCTCAGAATACTGATTGCCCTCTTGGTTACAGTGGTTACTTccttttaattataaatttaattgatttatttgtgaaaaatactttgtcatctgaagtttaagtatgtttattttacacattttttaatccattgtcaaatgatttcaaatgtctttaatattaattcaaattatataaatataatgctttccaagatatcggcattgactgtgaaaaaacgaacaaacaatatatatatatatatatatatatatatatatatatatatatatatatatatatatatatatatatatatatatatatatatatatatatatatatatatatatatattttagtcgACCACTAGTATTGATAAGCTCTGATCTGATGACCAGTTCTACCTTCAGTACTGGAGAAATTATGGAAAACCACTTAAAGTGTATTATTACTACATAAAAGTTATTTGAACCAGTTGTATATGCAATAATATAAAGGCATTTGTCTATAATGTGTttcttattattttgtaatcaaaAAGTGATTGCACtttagggctgtgtgattaatctaattttactttaaattttgaATTTAGCTTTGAGGTAAACTGATGTGTGAGTATACTGGATCTACACATTcattcttaaagtgacagcagcctaataacCCTGTAGCCATTCGTATCATTAAAGctaataaaacaagaaaagataaaaagaaagtcCAGTTCATATGCTAGAATGGTATTGATCACTGAGCTGTAATCTCACTAATACACATTTAACCATTCAAAGTGTATCTATTGCTATTTTAAGTATGAAGGTCCCTCCCGTTCCATGCTTGCTGGAGTAAATGGAAGGATCAGTATTGTTGTCAGTGAAACTGGCCTTCAGTCATTaaacaaatatactgtatttatgttgtttctacattaatttgaagattagatgtgaaattattacaatataaaagtatttgaaaaaacATTATGTTACGAGGGATGAATCTCAAATTAAAATCAGAAAATATCATGCAATTGattaggtgttttttttagccaattgacagcactaatttatttatttgtggggTTGAATACCCACATCTTTGTTTTCACTTCTAGCAGTGATTGTTTATCATATTTTCATCAAAGTCAATTTCTGAAATTTAATCGCACACCAAATAGAAACAGAATATCGTTCTATTGATAcgcattgtaattttttttaattgcatatcTGTCACATGTTTTTTGTTGTGCAATAGTTTTGCCCCTCTCAAAAGTAACAAAACCGCTTTAAGCTAATGTAAAGACTTGCTTGATGATATTTGTCATttgttatttacttttattcatggAGTAAACTGAATTTCATAacctgataaaataaaaatatttattactcACATTTTTGGGGTGTGGAAACCTACAATTACgctaaatataacaaaaacaggttattattattattttttatatgaacaataaaataaatataaaggacATTCTGCCActctattttgttatatttttaaataaaaatactttatttaaattaggGTATCAGTAACACTTAATTCTTACCGCTGAAGTTGGTGCAGCGGGACCTTCTTTTGATCCATAAAAAACCTCTCACTTAACATCATATTCTCTTAAGTTTGGCATTTTAAATCTCTCCGAAATCAAATTTACTCTCTTGGTTAGTGGTTCTCATGCCATCAGCTAAGCTTGGGGCAAGATAATGCCTAAGTCCCTTAGGGCCCTTATTAGTGCTACACGGGCTCGCAGAGCGGCATGTGATTGTTGCTCGTAGTGCGGCGTGATTGGATTCGTTCCAATACATAATGTGAGTGAACGTTCGAAATGGAATGCTGCTGTTTTTTTTCAATAACATATTTGACGAATAATTCGCTCGGATTTCTCATCTAATCCTCACTCATGAATACGAATTTGAGGCGTTATTAGAGTCTATTTAatccattttcatttatttgtgcagatCGTCTTTAAAACAAATCAGCGCACGTAGACGCACAAATCAGATTCCCTTCTCTCGCCGCGCCTCTCTCCAGTCCAGCGGGTCGCGCCattacacacacgtttgtttgagAAACAACTCTAAAACCTCAGAGGAAGAAGGTTAGTTTCACCGCGCTATCTGTTTGACTTAATGCtggtttaatacaaataaatgtcccttttaatataaaaatacagtttttgaatcCGGTCAGCAAATAATATTTTCATCCTCCAGCCGGAATATCTGGAAGAACATCTGAAttgagatctgctgctgtgaagatgatgtttgttaaagaggagagtgaagagaaCTCGAGTGAACCAGAAAAACTGAGAATAAAACACGAAGAAccagaaacccggagaataaaacaagaggaaccagaaaccagcAGATTAAATgatgaggaaccagaaacctgcagatTAAATgatgaggaaccagaaacctgcagatTAAatcacgaggaaccagaaaccaggagaataaaacaggaggaaccagaaacctgcagatTAAATGATGAGGAACCAAAAATGTTGAGAATAAAAGAGGAGGAACCAGAACCACAACccatggagaataaaacacgaggaaccagaaggttggtgtttattgttcattcatgtttgatGACTGTTTGTGGGACATTAGTCTTAGAATGCTTTAAACCTCTGGGGTCTGAGGGTGTTTTGGGGCCATGGAtaagttttgacatgccctgacactttttttaatctattaaaaaCATAATGACTAAAGTCTGATTACTCTATATTCGGCACAAATTGTgcaataataatatgtgagcagctttaatgtattttttttttcatcaatgttGTCTTTAAGAAAACAACATCgatgtaatgtttttttgttttgttacaaattcaaataatataggccatgacacacacacaagactTGTTCACAAGACTTTTGAAAATTGGATGTGGTATGCTAGAGTTTATGCTACAAAAATGATGTGAAATTCATtctgccaaaaaaagaaaaaagaaaatactaagatgttatgataaatgttattttgaataagGTGTATGATCAAACAGTTGAacagacttccatagtatttttccaACTATCAAATGTGCGCCAgctactgtttggttacccacattcttcaaaatgttatCTTATGTCTTCAGCACAAGAAAGATATTAGAAGGTTAGTAAACCCCAAAAATAGTGATGGGCGATATGAGCAAAAATGtatatctctctgtctctctctataggtaaaatatatgtatatatatacacactaagcaataaaaaaatatcaaatgtgtcctcattcaaatgtaccatATGTTTCCATTGATactgcgaaccatgcagcttcttgtttttaaagatgtattatataaaataggacacTGTGCTATggctaaaattagcacttcatccatttttgaatttctgtacagagaggtcacacaGTGACACATCGATCTACTGGTCCCACTGCTGCAcatgatgcgaattcgcaggtcagagttcaccaaactgtTTTGTTCCAATTGATTTTCATcactttaatgttttcattttaggcCCAATGAAAGTGAAAGAAGAAGAGATCTGAATGAGGTGGAGAAGAAACATCAGCATCAGAAAGATCATAATATCACTGCTGGAGAAAAATCAGTGAGTTGCAGCATTCAAATAACAGATGTCGAAAGACCTTTCAGCTGCTCTCCATGTGGAAACACTTTCAAACAGAAAGGACGCTATATGAAACACATCAGAATTCATAGTGAGGAAAAGTCTTTCAGCTGCGCTCAGTGTGGACACACTTTCACACGTAAAGCAAACCTTAAGAAACACATGCTAATTCATTCTGGAATAAAACCTtacagctgctctcagtgtggaaagagtttcacacagAAATGGCAACTTAAGGATCATCTGCTAACGCACTCTTCAGAAAAGCCTTTCGTCTGCTCTCACTGTGGAAACACTTTCACACGTAAAACAAATCTGAAGACACACATGTTAATTCATACCGGAATAAAGCCTtacagctgctctcagtgtggaaacactttcaCACGTAAAACAAATCTGAAGACacacatgttaattcatactggGATAAAGTCTTACAGGTGCTctgagtgtggaaagagctttACACAGAAAGGACACCTTAATGATCATGTGGTTAGTCACTCTTCAGAAAAGCATTTCagttgctctcagtgtggaaagtctTTCAAACATAAagtaagccttatgaaacacatcAGAATCCATAGTGGGgaaaagcctttcagctgctctcagtgtggaaacagTTTCACATGTAATGAAAACCTTAAgaatcacatgttaattcatataaaacctTTCACCTgttctcagtgtggaaagagtttcacctGTAAACGAGGATTTAATCATCACAGGAGGATTCACACTAGAGAGATGCCTTAACAGACAGTTCCTACAAATTGAAACCCCCATGTCTTTCCTCAGGGTCACCACTATGGGGCGCCCGTGTCAGTCCTCTGTGTGGAAGGAGATTTCGTAAAGCTTTAGATGACAGCCCGGAATTTACAGTGCAAGTAAACTGAATttacagaatacatttttataataatagacTACCTATACATTACATCCATGTATACAAATGCTGCTTGTTAATCCAATACATTAATCGTTAACTGATCAAATTAGAATAATAAATTAGTATTAAAGTGATCATaggacattgctaaaaagaacattattttatgtatttggtgtaatgaaatttgtggtttaaggttaaaaaaaacattattttccacactgTTCATTGTTTCTCTTCCATGCCttgcctttctgaaatgtgtcaATTTTTAAAAAGCTCATCGTTCTTTAaaacgaggtgtgctctgattgactGACAATacaatgcattgtgattggctgaatgcctcaggtgtgacagaaatgttacgccccttgaacatactgtgatgccgcgTCCCGGTTATAATGCTTACacgacaagacaaaaccaataaaaacccATTACAAGTGATGcctttgttgcatccagtggggacataattactgattataatgacttatactgttgTGTTGCATTGCATATCACGCtgtataaacataaaaccatgtctgcatttgtgttcCGAGAAATGACAACGAAACGACAAACgagctactctacactgctcaaaactcgcgtttgaatagTCAATGGcaaaatcttaaaatatgaaaacatatttgCAGTCTGTAAGTCAGAAGCActagactgtccttgcaaagtttaaATTGatccactttatagaaacagccacCGGCATTGTAGGCTAGGTCttagtcctccataaaatgtgcttgacacatctgaatatttgtgttgaactgcaacttaaccactgatttctagttgtgtccaaACATAGTAGTTTTGGTTCACAATCAAACACGGCATCTCCAGAACATGGTGGAGCACCAACAACAAAACTTCGGCGAGAATCAAAGTTAAACCTTCTTTGAGGGACAACTGAGCCACCTAAGAAGAAAGCTTGTCTCGTGTCTGTCCCAGAATCTTCATCTAATGATGGAGAGGACTGTACTGAGAAATGTGTGGAGTGCTACAAGGCAGAGTCCTCTGTTGGGATAGAGGACTGTCCCCTGCAGTGGTGGTCCAAACATGAAGGGGCACACAGTGAGATGGCCTTCCTTGCATGCAGATACTTGGCAACACCTGCCACATACATACCTAACGAAAGATTGTTTTCACTATTAGGGCATGTTGTTCAGAAAACGCAAGGTGGCCTGTCATCTGAACATGTAAATAGGCTTGTCTGTTTGAGCAACTGGCTCAGTTCAAAGAAAGAGAAGTAATGggaatgtttttttatgtacttttttccATGTGTTTAATAGACATGAATAGTGCTTGACCGATATATCACCAAGgctgatatatcggccgatatttgcaATCTTTTAAATATTGGCATCGACCCATTCATTTTCTGTTTGGATGATGTTCATGATGGgacttttattttaacagtgttcAGAACAGTGCTCACAATTCTCCCTCTTGTTTACTGTCGTAGTTAACGGTTCTGTCTAATAATCTGATAGGATGGTtcaacaaaggaattaatgtatacacaaagtattatattattagtaataataggcaaacattataatacattcTCGTTTGCCATCAGTATTAAGcaaatacacttttatataatttaaacaaatctttgaatgactaataaacattacatttcaaaaacCTTGCAAATTTAGTCAAATCCAGCTCTGAGATCTTGCGAAGTGTGTACTTTTATCCAGAATGATCATGTGTTCTCTGTCTGAAGGTTAGtccatgtgaattgaatgctttaaactttaaacttgtgatttcaaattatgctacgctttatgcatttgcatactgtcatattcatgtcattttcactgtgtgctgtatgtaaaatgggTGTCACCCTGgctttgaaaaatatgattccctatgcacacaaacttcccagaatactgagtgctctGCTGGTAACAGTGTTTACTTCccttttaatttgatatttaatatttatttattagtgaaaaatactttgtcatctaaagtatgtttattttacatatttattttttatccattgtcaaatgaatttgtcaaaatttttaaataataataataataatttccaaaaTTTCCacattggctgtcaatgtttagAACAAGTGCGTTCAGAAGAAATTACCTCCCAGTCATGTGGAAATGTAAATAGTCTTGTGTAAGTAAAGAACAAAGAAAGAGAAGTAAGGCGAACCTGATTTTTCTTTTAGACATTAACAGACATGAATTAAGTTCTTTGTAAATACATGTACCATATTCTAAACATGTCTATGTTCTTTATGCTTTATGTTTATGGTGGTTTCACTATCCATATTTGTCCATGCCATAATTGTCTAATTATAACTGTCAATTTAATGACAGTTAAGATcttatttatacataaattatatgtGGATGTACCACAAAATGTCATTAAAGATGAATGAAAAATAACCAGCCTTCTTGTtcttcgtgttttattctccggaTTTTTGGTTCCTCCTGTTATATCACAGGTATGGAAATGTTGCCTCTGTCGTggacattatattttagtgaatttctctgagaccTCACATGCCACATTATTGTCTGAATGTCATGTACAAAGCATATTCAGGGCTTTTTAGGTATtactaaatgttttaagtttcacCATGACTACACCCTCTCCTacgtcttgaaaaaaaaaatcacatccttAAAATTGTTTGTTATGAAGcaacatctcaggaaaatgttATGGTGGCTTTCAAATTAAAACATGACTTCCTGTCATTTACATACATGTCCATTGTAGAAGACACCAGGactaaaagcattttcattatgCGTTTTGAGAGAAATAAATTATAAGCTATATCAATTTTGTCatgaaatattagatattattaaaatatggcCAATTATTACTGCCATTATGACGGTTTCTTTTTTCAACATGCTGTCCCAACAGCAACACATTAGTATGCAATTTAG
The nucleotide sequence above comes from Carassius gibelio isolate Cgi1373 ecotype wild population from Czech Republic chromosome B3, carGib1.2-hapl.c, whole genome shotgun sequence. Encoded proteins:
- the LOC127952575 gene encoding zinc finger protein OZF-like; this encodes MMFVKEESEENSSEPEKLRIKHEEPETRRIKQEEPETSRLNDEEPETCRLNDEEPETCRLNHEEPETRRIKQEEPETCRLNDEEPKMLRIKEEEPEPQPMENKTRGTRRPNESERRRDLNEVEKKHQHQKDHNITAGEKSVSCSIQITDVERPFSCSPCGNTFKQKGRYMKHIRIHSEEKSFSCAQCGHTFTRKANLKKHMLIHSGIKPYSCSQCGKSFTQKWQLKDHLLTHSSEKPFVCSHCGNTFTRKTNLKTHMLIHTGIKPYSCSQCGNTFTRKTNLKTHMLIHTGIKSYRCSECGKSFTQKGHLNDHVVSHSSEKHFSCSQCGKSFKHKVSLMKHIRIHSGEKPFSCSQCGNSFTCNENLKNHMLIHIKPFTCSQCGKSFTCKRGFNHHRRIHTREMP